In Phoenix dactylifera cultivar Barhee BC4 chromosome 11, palm_55x_up_171113_PBpolish2nd_filt_p, whole genome shotgun sequence, the following are encoded in one genomic region:
- the LOC103713252 gene encoding WUSCHEL-related homeobox 9-like isoform X1 yields the protein MASSNRHWPSLFKSKPCNTHHQWQHDINPSSLLSGGCQKTPCTSGIAIPGCEERSPEPKPRWNPKPEQIRILEAIFNSGMVNPPRDEIRKIRVQLQEYGQVGDANVFYWFQNRKSRSKHKQRHLQSSRLHPRSATTATAAPSPPTTAAPAPTATSSSSDRSSGSDKIVPSVTSIGGSSGVTDMPVSTPVVVNQPCFHVPVELGGDPFFVQVPQTYCFGPQELAGILGAPEQGAGLCSALWSELMGQVGCKLDEDEAKTKAQLHHSFSVGAATGATVTCVGAPVAVTGAATIVGAADSASPASPFSEVQGLGGAGGGGATRVTVFINEVAFEVAAGPFNVREAFGEAALLLHSSGHLVLTDEQGVTLQPLQHGASYYVV from the exons ATGGCCTCTTCCAACAGACACTGGcctagcttgttcaagtccaagCCTTGCAACACGCACCACCAATGGCAGCACGACATCAACCCATCATCCCTCTTATCAGGTGGCTGCCAGAAGACTCCTTGCACATCAG gaatagcaATCCCAGGTTGTGAAGAGCGTAGCCCGGAGCCAAAGCCAAGGTGGAACCCGAAGCCGGAGCAGATTCGCATCTTGGAGGCCATCTTCAACTCAGGCATGGTGAACCCGCCACGCGACGAGATTCGAAAGATCCGAGTACAGCTTCAAGAGTACGGTCAGGTCGGCGATGCCAACGTCTTCTACTGGTTCCAGAACCGCAAGTCCAGAAGCAAGCACAAGCAGCGCCACCTCCAGTCTTCCCGCCTTCATCCCCGGTCGGCCACCACCGCAACCGCCGCTCCCTCTCCACCCACCACCGCAGCACCGGCCCCCACTGCCACCTCCTCATCCTCCGACCGGTCTTCAGGGTCTGACAAGATCGTCCCATCAGTAACCTCGATAGGTGGATCCTCAGGCGTGACTGACATGCCGGTGAGCACGCCGGTGGTGGTGAACCAGCCATGTTTTCATGTTCCGGTGGAGCTTGGTGGCGACCCTTTTTTCGTTCAGGTTCCACAAACCTACTGCTTCGGGCCGCAAGAGCTAGCTGGGATTTTGGGTGCACCTGAGCAAGGAGCTGGCCTATGCTCGGCTCTGTGGAGTGAGCTTATGGGGCAGGTGGGATGCAAGCTTGATGAAGATGAGGCTAAGACTAAGGCGCAATTGCACCATAGCTTTAGTGTTGGAGCTGCTACCGGTGCTACTGTTACTTGCGTTGGTGCTCCAGTGGCTGTTACTGGTGCTGCAACCATAGTTGGTGCCGCTGATTCTGCTAGTCCTGCTAGTCCTTTCAGTGAGGTACAAG GGTTGGGAGGGGCCGGAGGTGGTGGTGCGACGAGGGTGACGGTCTTCATAAACGAGGTGGCGTTCGAGGTGGCGGCGGGCCCATTCAACGTGAGGGAAGCGTTTGGGGAGGCGGCCCTCCTCCTCCACTCCTCCGGCCACCTAGTCCTCACCGACGAGCAGGGCGTCACCCTCCAGCCCCTTCAGCATGGCGCTTCCTATTAcgtg GTTTAG
- the LOC103713252 gene encoding WUSCHEL-related homeobox 9-like isoform X2, giving the protein MASSNRHWPSLFKSKPCNTHHQWQHDINPSSLLSGGCQKTPCTSAIPGCEERSPEPKPRWNPKPEQIRILEAIFNSGMVNPPRDEIRKIRVQLQEYGQVGDANVFYWFQNRKSRSKHKQRHLQSSRLHPRSATTATAAPSPPTTAAPAPTATSSSSDRSSGSDKIVPSVTSIGGSSGVTDMPVSTPVVVNQPCFHVPVELGGDPFFVQVPQTYCFGPQELAGILGAPEQGAGLCSALWSELMGQVGCKLDEDEAKTKAQLHHSFSVGAATGATVTCVGAPVAVTGAATIVGAADSASPASPFSEVQGLGGAGGGGATRVTVFINEVAFEVAAGPFNVREAFGEAALLLHSSGHLVLTDEQGVTLQPLQHGASYYVV; this is encoded by the exons ATGGCCTCTTCCAACAGACACTGGcctagcttgttcaagtccaagCCTTGCAACACGCACCACCAATGGCAGCACGACATCAACCCATCATCCCTCTTATCAGGTGGCTGCCAGAAGACTCCTTGCACATCAG caATCCCAGGTTGTGAAGAGCGTAGCCCGGAGCCAAAGCCAAGGTGGAACCCGAAGCCGGAGCAGATTCGCATCTTGGAGGCCATCTTCAACTCAGGCATGGTGAACCCGCCACGCGACGAGATTCGAAAGATCCGAGTACAGCTTCAAGAGTACGGTCAGGTCGGCGATGCCAACGTCTTCTACTGGTTCCAGAACCGCAAGTCCAGAAGCAAGCACAAGCAGCGCCACCTCCAGTCTTCCCGCCTTCATCCCCGGTCGGCCACCACCGCAACCGCCGCTCCCTCTCCACCCACCACCGCAGCACCGGCCCCCACTGCCACCTCCTCATCCTCCGACCGGTCTTCAGGGTCTGACAAGATCGTCCCATCAGTAACCTCGATAGGTGGATCCTCAGGCGTGACTGACATGCCGGTGAGCACGCCGGTGGTGGTGAACCAGCCATGTTTTCATGTTCCGGTGGAGCTTGGTGGCGACCCTTTTTTCGTTCAGGTTCCACAAACCTACTGCTTCGGGCCGCAAGAGCTAGCTGGGATTTTGGGTGCACCTGAGCAAGGAGCTGGCCTATGCTCGGCTCTGTGGAGTGAGCTTATGGGGCAGGTGGGATGCAAGCTTGATGAAGATGAGGCTAAGACTAAGGCGCAATTGCACCATAGCTTTAGTGTTGGAGCTGCTACCGGTGCTACTGTTACTTGCGTTGGTGCTCCAGTGGCTGTTACTGGTGCTGCAACCATAGTTGGTGCCGCTGATTCTGCTAGTCCTGCTAGTCCTTTCAGTGAGGTACAAG GGTTGGGAGGGGCCGGAGGTGGTGGTGCGACGAGGGTGACGGTCTTCATAAACGAGGTGGCGTTCGAGGTGGCGGCGGGCCCATTCAACGTGAGGGAAGCGTTTGGGGAGGCGGCCCTCCTCCTCCACTCCTCCGGCCACCTAGTCCTCACCGACGAGCAGGGCGTCACCCTCCAGCCCCTTCAGCATGGCGCTTCCTATTAcgtg GTTTAG